From Micromonospora sp. NBC_01699, a single genomic window includes:
- a CDS encoding RDD family protein yields MATSPATDPAFVPPSLARRFGALVIDWVLCLLVANFFGDPVRDGWPPVLVLIGVYGFFVGLFAQTPGMFVTRLRCVAYADGGRIGVIRGLLRGVLVALVIPVLIMNEKRRGWHDRAVGSVIVSADSARPTAGG; encoded by the coding sequence ATGGCGACCAGCCCGGCGACGGACCCGGCCTTCGTGCCGCCGAGCCTGGCCCGGCGGTTCGGTGCGTTGGTCATCGACTGGGTGCTCTGCCTGCTGGTGGCCAACTTCTTCGGCGACCCGGTACGCGACGGCTGGCCACCGGTCCTGGTGCTGATCGGCGTGTACGGCTTCTTCGTCGGCCTGTTCGCGCAGACGCCGGGCATGTTCGTCACCCGCCTGCGCTGCGTCGCGTACGCCGACGGCGGCCGGATCGGGGTGATCCGGGGGCTGCTGCGCGGCGTCCTGGTGGCGCTGGTGATCCCGGTGCTGATCATGAACGAGAAGCGGCGCGGCTGGCACGACCGGGCGGTCGGCTCGGTCATCGTGTCGGCCGATTCCGCCCGCCCCACCGCAGGCGGTTGA
- the glnA gene encoding type I glutamate--ammonia ligase yields MFANPEELLRYLKNEDVKFVDVRFCDLPGVMQHFNLPVESFDDSVFTDGLAFDGSSIRGFQAIHESDMLLLPDVATAFIDPFRVEKTLALNFFIHDPFTREAYSRDPRNVAKKAEAYLAASGIADTAYFGAEAEFYIFDSIRHETSANQAFYYIDSIEGAWNTGREEEGGNRGYKTPYKGGYFPVPPVDHYADLRDQIVRKLIDTGFTVERSHHEVGTAGQAEINYKFSTLLHAGDQLQLFKYIVKNQAWAAGKTATFMPKPLFGDNGSGMHTHQSLWLGGEPLFYDETGYAGLSDTARWYIGGLLHHAPSLLAFTNPTVNSYRRLVPGYEAPVNLVYSQRNRSACTRIPVTGSNPKAKRVEFRVPDPSANVYLAFSAMMMAGLDGIKSKIEPPTPIDKDLYDLPPEEWGSVKQVPGSLPEVLDSLEADHDYLLEGGVFTPDLVSTWVDYKRSNEIDPVRLRPTPHEFAMYYDC; encoded by the coding sequence GTGTTCGCCAATCCCGAGGAACTCCTGCGATACCTCAAGAACGAGGACGTAAAGTTCGTCGATGTACGTTTCTGTGACCTGCCGGGCGTGATGCAGCACTTCAACCTGCCGGTCGAGTCGTTCGACGACAGTGTCTTCACCGACGGTCTCGCCTTCGACGGATCGTCGATCCGTGGTTTCCAGGCGATCCACGAGTCGGACATGCTGCTGCTCCCCGACGTCGCCACCGCCTTCATCGACCCGTTCCGGGTGGAGAAGACCCTGGCGCTCAACTTCTTCATCCACGACCCGTTCACCCGCGAGGCGTACTCCCGCGACCCGCGCAACGTGGCGAAGAAGGCCGAGGCGTACCTCGCCGCGAGCGGGATCGCCGACACCGCGTACTTCGGTGCCGAGGCCGAGTTCTACATCTTCGACTCGATCCGGCACGAGACCTCGGCGAACCAGGCGTTCTACTACATCGACTCGATCGAGGGCGCCTGGAACACCGGCCGCGAGGAAGAGGGCGGCAACCGCGGTTACAAGACCCCGTACAAGGGTGGGTACTTCCCGGTGCCGCCGGTCGACCACTACGCCGACCTGCGCGACCAGATCGTACGCAAGCTGATCGACACCGGCTTCACCGTCGAGCGCTCGCACCACGAGGTCGGCACCGCCGGCCAGGCCGAGATCAACTACAAGTTCTCGACCCTGCTGCACGCCGGTGACCAGCTCCAGCTCTTCAAGTACATCGTGAAGAACCAGGCCTGGGCCGCCGGCAAGACCGCGACCTTCATGCCCAAGCCGCTGTTCGGCGACAACGGTTCCGGCATGCACACCCACCAGAGCCTCTGGCTCGGTGGCGAGCCGCTGTTCTACGACGAGACCGGCTACGCCGGCCTGTCCGACACCGCGCGCTGGTACATCGGCGGTCTGCTGCACCACGCCCCGTCGCTGCTCGCCTTCACCAACCCGACGGTCAACTCGTACCGCCGACTGGTGCCGGGCTACGAGGCGCCGGTGAACCTGGTCTACTCGCAGCGCAACCGTTCTGCCTGCACCCGCATCCCGGTGACCGGCAGCAACCCGAAGGCCAAGCGGGTCGAGTTCCGGGTGCCGGACCCGTCCGCCAACGTCTACCTGGCCTTCTCGGCCATGATGATGGCCGGCCTGGACGGCATCAAGAGCAAGATCGAGCCGCCGACGCCGATCGACAAGGACCTCTACGACCTCCCGCCGGAGGAGTGGGGTTCGGTCAAGCAGGTTCCGGGTTCGCTGCCCGAGGTGCTCGACTCCCTCGAAGCCGACCACGACTACCTGCTCGAAGGCGGCGTCTTCACCCCCGACCTGGTCTCCACCTGGGTCGACTACAAGCGCTCGAACGAGATCGACCCGGTGCGTCTGCGCCCGACCCCGCACGAGTTCGCCATGTACTACGACTGCTGA
- a CDS encoding LamG-like jellyroll fold domain-containing protein: MFALRRNGNRHVKPLLRTVTPLVAFVLASALLAGTGDAVAALPAPQPGPGRTDTARPESAPQQRWRSAGGQSHLTGERVNRNLPPSQRSRYPLRELDQTPAAGTNTASVVEPPASTARGFDRATSRELPAERGEFERTYVNADGTTTSEFSGTPINRRLADGSWAPIGAQGVDLPVDPGTTDSSMYVQGGGSASGGSELRVGAAPGGNAASYLKFNGLSSRLQHHTIYGVQLQVVNYDSGSCRPRSVSVHPVTAAWTAGSGYSYPGPAVGGALASRSFAHGFIATGQSSSACPAAAELIDLGVAGRDLVQRWVKGTQANNGLSLRASTSDSSAWKRFAGSTTANPPRLYVTHSPYNAKYAIPKPVPEPPVLQNQAGKVKVTVTNLSADAWAPGSYYLAYRAYNSATGAAVGQQRAADLTATVARGGKVTLDATIKAMSPGSYFLDFTMVRTGGVVFTDHQVPPGRIVLKVIDIPPVVQALYPPNGYQAPTLTPQLWAQALDIDAPPGLALRFKYEVCRRDTAGNPVECFNSGYLTSTAWTVPAGKLRWSESYQWRAYVKDATTEVISPYSTVLADVPQPEIVSRIAGAPYGTQDREFDAQVGNFSTAAMDTTVTTVGPELNLVRTYNSLDPRRDTAFGAGWTTRYDMRLVPDDDGTGNVVITYPDGQAVRFGRNPDGTYAAPSGRTATLTADSSGWKLADKAGSTYQFATSGRLSRITDTSLRAVVLTYNSTDGRLAKAQAATSTTNTAGRALYFTWSGAHVASVRTDPVDGTALTWNYTYTGDLLTRVCAPGNVCTGYAYAAGSHYRSAVLDSRPESYWRLGEDEGVGAGSEVALNLGKDAGTYRSVTLGTAGALAGGAGTAATFNGTSSSVELPKGTLKKSRDGAVELWFKSTTTGTGGPLLGYQDKALGSASTAGVPLLYVGTDGRLRGQFRTAAGVNPIASAGPVNDGRWHHVVLSTMSDVQTLYLDGVKAGELTGKVLDHSTLTFNQIGAAYASTPASWPGWGTTAQRHFAGAIDEVALYSRPLGPAAVTAHHRYGLNQADQLTTVTLPSGKTAATVAYDVNLDRIAEYTDNHGGLWKIGAPAVYGGDDDLRRSVQVLDPANRPHLYEYDALAGRLLRTGTPLGLETRPEDRPTPPTPTPSPPQEVCSRPDPADPAFCTIIPGGSGGPVFVSHPLDGMAIRTFSYDDNGFQNVVTNENGDSVTMTFDKRGNVTSRKTCRTSTQCYTSYDRYPATVTNPFDPRNDLPLESRDGRSASATDNTYRTSFTYHPSGQLATQTNPDGSSVSHTYTNGSEPAAGGGTMPAGLVLTSTDARGKLTRYGYTAHGDLARTTQPSGLVLNSGYDPLGRKITDTEISDSFPAGVTTGYTYDPFSRPVATTEPATTDPVTGARHQQRSLQTYDVDGNVTRVDVQDLLGTDTARSTTWDYDEHNRPERVTDAEGNETAYTYDRFGNRTSMVDPAGNRYDYAYTARNDIAEVRLRAFTGDPAGAPPTGEYLVLHSYSYDFAGRTASDTDAMGRRLEYRYYGDDSLHRVVLKNFRDPDGGTRDYVVEENTYDGAGNLVRQVAGNGRVVTAQTVDRVGKVLTSVSDPGGLDRTTTYSYDQNGNVLRASTSGKPSNVPWIMPTTPEVVDYTYDDSGNAIRESATSGATTQVTTYAYDQRGLLLAETDPRGNVTGADPAAYTSRYGYDELGRQVAARGPAVVAESGGQVAATVSPTQQFGYNTFDERVATSDELGRVSRATYDRVGRQTSLTAPRYFGPGTLAEITPTVTSRYDPLGNVVEEVDPRGSITRYGYDQLGRLTVRDEPVKTNGERAVWRYEYTRTGEVLSVTDPTGARTESTYDDLDRQLTATRVERRPTLDRLTTRYAYDDSGNLTEATSPTGAKSLFGYDAVGELTRSTDPTGTAVLYGYDHAGRQVRTSDSLGRTSQRIFDALGQVSSESDLKPDGTVLRTERYRYDPAGNLIASVDPLNVTTTYAYDAANQLVQQIEPVDATTSITTSFGYDAAGNRSRYTDGRGNSTIFTVNSLGLPESVIEPSTPAHPAPTDRTWTVAYDGTGNPIRMVSPGGVVRLQSYDAGGRLERETGDGTNSGTATRQLGYDPIGRLTSVNAPGGTDTFGYNDRGALLTAAGPSGNASFGYDRDGNLASRTDAAGSAVFGYRNARLDTVRDGLTGTTQTLGYDAAGALNSIDYGSGRVRTYTFDDLGRVASDTLRNATAQTVGATGYRYDLNDQPTGKTTTGTAGAGDNTYRYDQAGRLREWTSATGSVGYDWDAAGNRIRAGAKTSSFDARNRLLNDGDYSYAYTARGTLASKTSSGLTETFDFDAFDRLISAAGQSYAYDGLDRVASRNGTGFTYAGLDDSVVADGTERYARGASDELLAVAIGSEKQLALSDQHGDVTIGFDPANTALTGVSDSTAYDPFGVLTARTGDTGNLGFQGDWTDPVTSQVNMGARWYDPGTGGFTSRDSVDYVEGDSILANRYVYAAGDPLGFTDPDGHWPSCGWCKKAAKKVGGAIKSGAKAVGRAISTAASYTWSAMRTAASYTWSAIRSAASAISSAAKWVYKKAKAAVKYVARKVSSGVRWVASKVASAGAAAARWAKQRAEEVRRAAVERARQITRVAKAAVAYAAKHNPLPAIKAALKPLASGLKTLVSAAAHLPAKVLAVTRDVVADVAKSVEVIYQAAVKVAGNVIEDVSRAADAVVDLAQAAAPYLRAGLKVAADAVGVTDLVACVTKGDLEACAWTVATVAGTLAGGVGGGAVRAARAGSLAAKHADEAVDLVKAAKGAKGVGRSDGAVKELASCPVNSFTADTRVRMADGSTRPISEVRVGEQVLATDPTTGVSGARTVTDLIIGDGDKFLVEVTVDDAGSRASVTATDGHPFWVAGEQQWVRAGDLVPGQRIETADGVSATVLASRTWTERERVYNLTVDELHTYYVVAGGRDLLVHNDECPRRAALDRITNLDDIDNQLGRVRAEETREVVGMPNAQKPFSRGGNRDDLRHNQPEIIRYTSDAPSSGSRGKFALYRTFQILRGVIRHGND, from the coding sequence ATGTTCGCCTTACGCCGCAACGGAAACAGGCACGTCAAGCCTCTACTGAGGACGGTCACGCCGCTGGTCGCGTTCGTACTCGCCTCGGCCCTGCTCGCCGGCACCGGGGACGCGGTCGCCGCGCTGCCGGCGCCGCAGCCGGGACCCGGACGCACCGACACCGCCCGGCCCGAGTCCGCCCCGCAGCAGCGGTGGCGGTCGGCCGGCGGACAGAGCCACCTGACCGGTGAGCGGGTCAACCGGAACCTGCCGCCGTCGCAGCGTTCCCGCTATCCGCTGCGCGAACTCGACCAGACCCCGGCGGCCGGCACCAACACCGCCTCCGTGGTCGAGCCGCCGGCCTCGACCGCGCGCGGCTTCGACCGGGCCACCAGCCGGGAGTTGCCCGCCGAACGCGGCGAGTTCGAGCGGACGTACGTCAACGCCGACGGAACCACCACCAGCGAGTTCTCCGGCACCCCGATCAACAGGCGGCTCGCCGACGGAAGCTGGGCGCCGATTGGGGCGCAGGGCGTGGACCTGCCGGTCGATCCGGGCACCACCGACAGCAGCATGTACGTCCAGGGCGGCGGCTCGGCCTCCGGCGGTTCGGAACTGCGGGTTGGCGCGGCACCCGGCGGCAACGCCGCCTCGTACCTCAAGTTCAACGGGCTGAGCAGCCGGTTGCAACACCACACGATCTACGGCGTGCAGCTCCAGGTGGTCAACTACGACTCCGGGTCCTGCCGGCCGCGTTCGGTGAGCGTGCACCCGGTCACCGCCGCCTGGACGGCCGGCTCCGGTTACTCGTACCCGGGACCGGCGGTCGGCGGGGCGCTGGCCAGCCGGTCGTTCGCCCACGGGTTCATCGCGACCGGGCAGTCATCCTCGGCCTGCCCGGCCGCCGCCGAGCTGATCGACCTCGGGGTCGCCGGTCGGGACCTGGTGCAGCGCTGGGTGAAGGGCACCCAGGCGAACAACGGGCTGTCGCTGCGCGCCTCCACCTCGGACTCGTCGGCCTGGAAGCGGTTCGCCGGCTCCACCACCGCGAACCCGCCGAGGCTGTACGTCACGCACAGCCCCTACAACGCGAAGTATGCGATCCCGAAGCCGGTGCCGGAGCCGCCGGTGCTCCAGAACCAGGCCGGCAAGGTCAAGGTCACCGTCACCAACCTCAGCGCCGACGCGTGGGCACCGGGTTCCTACTACCTGGCCTACCGGGCGTACAACTCGGCCACCGGGGCGGCGGTCGGGCAGCAGCGGGCCGCCGACCTGACCGCGACGGTGGCGCGGGGCGGGAAGGTGACGCTGGACGCCACCATCAAGGCGATGTCGCCGGGCAGCTACTTCCTCGATTTCACGATGGTGCGTACCGGTGGGGTGGTCTTCACCGACCACCAGGTGCCGCCGGGTCGGATCGTGTTGAAGGTGATCGACATTCCGCCGGTGGTGCAGGCGCTGTACCCGCCCAACGGCTATCAGGCGCCGACGCTGACGCCGCAGCTCTGGGCCCAGGCGCTGGACATCGACGCGCCGCCCGGACTCGCCCTGCGCTTCAAGTACGAGGTCTGCCGCCGCGACACCGCCGGCAACCCGGTCGAGTGTTTCAACTCCGGCTACCTGACCAGCACCGCGTGGACCGTGCCGGCGGGCAAACTGCGGTGGAGCGAGAGCTACCAGTGGCGGGCGTACGTCAAGGATGCCACCACCGAGGTCATCTCGCCGTACTCGACGGTGCTGGCGGACGTGCCGCAGCCGGAGATCGTCTCCCGGATCGCCGGTGCCCCCTACGGCACCCAGGACCGGGAGTTCGACGCCCAGGTCGGCAACTTCAGCACCGCCGCGATGGACACCACGGTCACCACCGTCGGACCGGAACTGAACCTGGTCCGCACCTACAACAGCCTCGACCCGCGCCGCGACACCGCGTTCGGCGCCGGCTGGACCACACGGTACGACATGCGCCTGGTCCCCGACGACGACGGCACCGGCAACGTGGTGATCACGTACCCGGACGGGCAGGCGGTCCGGTTCGGCCGCAACCCCGACGGCACGTACGCGGCACCGTCCGGCCGGACCGCGACCCTGACCGCCGACAGCAGCGGCTGGAAGCTGGCCGACAAGGCCGGCAGCACCTACCAGTTCGCCACCAGCGGTCGGCTCAGCCGGATCACCGACACCAGCCTGCGCGCGGTGGTGCTCACCTACAACAGCACCGACGGCCGGCTCGCCAAGGCGCAGGCGGCGACGAGCACCACGAACACCGCCGGCCGGGCGCTGTACTTCACCTGGTCCGGCGCTCACGTGGCGAGCGTGCGTACGGACCCGGTTGACGGCACGGCGCTGACCTGGAACTACACCTACACGGGGGACCTGCTGACGCGGGTCTGCGCGCCCGGCAACGTCTGCACCGGGTACGCGTACGCGGCCGGCTCGCACTACCGCAGCGCGGTGCTGGACTCGCGGCCGGAGTCGTACTGGCGGCTGGGGGAGGACGAGGGGGTTGGCGCCGGCAGTGAGGTGGCGCTGAACCTGGGTAAGGACGCGGGCACGTACCGGAGTGTCACGCTCGGCACGGCGGGTGCGCTGGCCGGTGGCGCCGGCACCGCCGCCACCTTCAACGGGACCTCGTCCTCGGTCGAGCTGCCCAAGGGCACACTGAAGAAGAGCCGGGACGGTGCGGTCGAGCTGTGGTTCAAGTCGACCACCACCGGCACCGGCGGCCCGCTGCTCGGCTACCAGGACAAGGCCCTGGGCAGCGCGTCGACGGCCGGCGTACCGCTGCTCTATGTCGGCACCGACGGCCGGTTGCGCGGCCAGTTCCGTACCGCCGCCGGGGTGAACCCGATCGCCTCGGCGGGCCCGGTCAACGACGGGCGGTGGCACCACGTGGTGCTCTCCACCATGTCCGACGTGCAGACCCTCTACCTCGACGGAGTCAAGGCCGGCGAGCTGACCGGGAAGGTGCTCGACCACTCGACCCTGACGTTCAACCAGATAGGTGCCGCGTACGCCAGCACCCCGGCATCCTGGCCCGGCTGGGGAACGACCGCTCAGCGGCACTTCGCCGGGGCGATCGACGAGGTGGCGCTCTACTCCCGCCCGCTCGGCCCGGCCGCCGTCACCGCCCACCACCGGTACGGCCTCAACCAGGCCGACCAGCTCACCACGGTCACCCTGCCCAGCGGCAAGACCGCCGCCACCGTCGCCTACGACGTGAACCTGGACCGGATCGCCGAGTACACCGACAACCACGGCGGACTGTGGAAGATCGGCGCCCCGGCGGTCTACGGCGGTGACGACGACCTGCGCCGCAGCGTGCAGGTGCTCGACCCGGCCAACCGCCCCCACCTGTACGAGTACGACGCGCTCGCCGGCCGGCTGCTGCGTACCGGCACCCCGCTCGGGTTGGAGACCCGGCCGGAGGATCGGCCCACCCCGCCGACCCCGACCCCGTCGCCGCCGCAGGAGGTCTGCTCCCGGCCGGACCCGGCGGACCCGGCGTTCTGCACCATCATTCCCGGCGGCTCGGGTGGCCCGGTGTTCGTGTCGCACCCGCTCGACGGGATGGCGATCCGCACCTTCTCGTACGACGACAACGGGTTCCAGAACGTCGTCACCAACGAGAACGGCGACTCGGTGACGATGACCTTCGACAAGCGGGGCAACGTCACCTCGCGGAAGACCTGCCGGACCAGCACCCAGTGCTACACCAGCTACGACAGGTATCCGGCGACGGTGACGAACCCGTTCGACCCGCGCAACGACCTGCCGCTGGAGAGCCGGGACGGGCGGTCGGCGAGCGCCACCGACAACACGTACCGGACCAGTTTCACGTACCACCCGTCGGGGCAGCTCGCGACGCAGACGAACCCGGACGGCAGTTCGGTCAGCCACACGTACACCAACGGGTCGGAGCCGGCGGCCGGCGGCGGCACCATGCCGGCCGGGCTGGTGCTGACCTCGACCGACGCCCGAGGCAAGCTGACCAGGTACGGCTACACCGCCCACGGTGACCTGGCCCGGACCACCCAGCCCTCCGGGCTGGTCCTGAACAGCGGTTACGACCCGCTCGGCCGGAAGATCACCGACACCGAGATCTCGGACAGTTTCCCGGCCGGGGTCACCACCGGCTACACCTACGACCCGTTCTCCCGGCCGGTGGCCACCACCGAGCCGGCGACCACCGACCCGGTGACCGGGGCCCGGCACCAGCAGCGTTCGCTCCAGACCTACGACGTCGACGGCAACGTGACCCGGGTCGACGTGCAGGACCTGCTCGGCACCGACACCGCCCGCTCCACCACCTGGGACTACGACGAGCACAACCGGCCCGAGCGGGTCACCGACGCCGAGGGTAACGAGACCGCCTACACCTACGACCGGTTCGGCAACCGTACGTCCATGGTCGACCCGGCCGGGAACCGCTACGACTACGCGTACACCGCCCGCAACGACATCGCCGAGGTACGACTGCGCGCGTTCACCGGCGACCCGGCCGGTGCGCCGCCGACGGGCGAGTACCTGGTGCTGCACTCGTACTCGTACGACTTCGCCGGGCGGACCGCCAGCGACACCGACGCGATGGGGCGGCGGCTGGAGTACCGGTACTACGGCGACGACTCGCTGCACCGGGTGGTGCTGAAGAACTTCCGCGACCCGGACGGCGGCACCCGCGACTACGTGGTCGAGGAAAACACGTACGACGGCGCCGGCAACCTGGTGCGGCAGGTCGCCGGGAACGGGCGGGTGGTCACCGCGCAGACCGTCGACCGGGTCGGCAAGGTGCTGACCAGCGTCTCCGATCCCGGCGGGCTGGACCGGACCACCACCTACAGCTACGACCAGAACGGCAACGTGCTCCGGGCCAGCACCTCCGGCAAACCGTCGAACGTGCCCTGGATCATGCCGACCACCCCCGAGGTCGTTGACTACACCTACGACGACAGCGGCAACGCCATCCGGGAGAGCGCCACCTCCGGCGCCACCACACAGGTCACCACGTACGCCTACGACCAGCGCGGACTGCTGCTCGCCGAGACCGACCCGCGCGGCAACGTCACCGGCGCCGACCCGGCCGCTTACACCAGCAGATACGGCTACGACGAACTCGGCCGGCAGGTCGCCGCCCGGGGGCCGGCGGTGGTCGCGGAGAGCGGCGGGCAGGTGGCGGCCACGGTCAGCCCGACCCAGCAGTTCGGCTACAACACCTTCGACGAGCGGGTCGCGACCTCCGACGAACTGGGCCGGGTCAGCCGGGCGACGTATGACCGGGTCGGGCGGCAGACCAGCCTGACCGCGCCCCGGTACTTCGGTCCCGGCACGCTTGCCGAGATCACCCCGACCGTCACCTCCCGCTACGACCCGCTGGGCAACGTGGTCGAGGAGGTGGACCCGCGCGGCAGCATCACCCGTTACGGCTACGACCAGCTCGGCCGGCTGACCGTACGGGACGAGCCGGTCAAGACCAACGGTGAGCGCGCGGTGTGGCGGTACGAGTACACCCGTACCGGTGAGGTCCTGTCGGTGACCGACCCGACCGGTGCCCGGACCGAGTCCACCTACGACGACCTGGACCGCCAGCTCACCGCGACCCGGGTGGAACGCCGTCCGACGCTGGACCGGCTGACCACCCGGTACGCCTACGACGATTCCGGCAACCTGACCGAGGCGACCAGCCCGACCGGGGCGAAGAGCCTGTTCGGGTACGACGCGGTCGGCGAGCTGACCCGTAGCACCGACCCGACCGGCACGGCCGTGCTGTACGGCTACGACCACGCCGGCCGGCAGGTGCGCACCAGCGACAGCCTCGGCCGTACATCACAGCGGATCTTCGACGCGCTGGGCCAGGTGAGCAGCGAGTCCGACCTGAAGCCGGACGGGACCGTGCTGCGGACCGAGCGCTACCGCTACGACCCGGCCGGCAACCTGATCGCCTCCGTCGACCCGCTCAATGTCACCACCACCTACGCCTACGACGCCGCGAACCAGCTCGTGCAGCAGATCGAGCCGGTCGACGCGACCACCTCGATCACCACCAGCTTCGGTTACGACGCGGCCGGCAACCGGAGCCGCTACACCGACGGGCGCGGTAACAGCACCATCTTCACCGTCAACTCGCTCGGCCTGCCCGAGTCGGTGATCGAGCCGTCCACCCCGGCCCATCCCGCCCCGACCGACCGCACCTGGACGGTCGCGTACGACGGCACCGGCAACCCGATCCGAATGGTCTCGCCTGGCGGCGTGGTCCGGCTCCAGTCCTACGACGCGGGCGGGCGGCTGGAACGGGAGACCGGTGACGGCACGAACTCCGGCACCGCGACCCGGCAACTCGGCTACGACCCGATCGGCAGGCTGACCTCGGTCAACGCCCCCGGCGGCACCGACACCTTCGGCTACAACGACCGGGGTGCGCTGCTCACCGCCGCCGGCCCGTCGGGCAACGCCAGCTTCGGCTACGACCGGGACGGCAACCTGGCCAGCCGTACCGACGCGGCCGGGTCGGCGGTCTTCGGCTACCGCAACGCCCGCCTCGACACGGTCCGCGACGGGCTCACCGGCACCACCCAGACGCTCGGTTACGACGCCGCCGGTGCGCTGAATTCGATCGACTACGGCTCCGGTCGGGTGCGTACCTACACCTTCGACGACCTGGGCCGGGTCGCCTCGGACACGCTGCGCAACGCCACCGCCCAGACCGTCGGCGCGACCGGCTACCGCTACGACCTCAACGACCAGCCGACCGGCAAGACCACCACCGGTACGGCCGGCGCCGGGGACAACACCTACCGGTACGACCAGGCGGGGCGGCTGCGTGAGTGGACCAGCGCGACCGGCAGTGTCGGTTACGACTGGGACGCCGCCGGCAACCGGATCCGGGCCGGGGCGAAGACCAGCAGTTTTGACGCCCGCAACCGGCTGCTCAACGACGGCGACTACAGCTACGCGTACACCGCGCGCGGCACCCTGGCGTCGAAGACCAGTTCCGGGCTGACCGAGACGTTCGACTTCGACGCCTTCGACCGGCTCATCTCGGCCGCCGGGCAGAGTTACGCGTACGACGGGCTGGACCGGGTGGCGTCGCGCAACGGCACCGGATTCACCTACGCCGGGCTCGATGACTCGGTTGTCGCCGACGGCACCGAACGGTACGCCCGAGGTGCCTCGGACGAGCTGCTGGCCGTCGCGATCGGCAGCGAGAAACAGCTAGCACTCAGCGACCAGCACGGTGACGTGACGATCGGGTTCGACCCGGCGAACACGGCACTGACCGGGGTGAGCGACTCGACCGCGTACGACCCGTTCGGGGTGCTGACCGCCCGTACCGGTGACACCGGCAACCTGGGCTTCCAGGGTGACTGGACCGACCCGGTGACCAGCCAGGTCAACATGGGCGCCCGCTGGTACGACCCCGGCACCGGCGGGTTCACCTCCCGCGACAGCGTCGACTACGTCGAGGGCGACTCGATCCTCGCCAACCGGTACGTCTACGCGGCCGGTGACCCGCTCGGCTTCACCGACCCGGACGGCCACTGGCCCTCCTGCGGCTGGTGCAAGAAGGCGGCGAAGAAGGTCGGCGGCGCTATCAAGTCCGGCGCCAAGGCGGTCGGTCGCGCGATCAGCACGGCCGCCAGTTACACCTGGTCGGCGATGCGGACCGCGGCCAGCTACACCTGGTCGGCGATCAGGTCGGCGGCGTCGGCGATCTCCTCGGCGGCGAAATGGGTCTACAAGAAGGCGAAGGCGGCGGTGAAGTACGTCGCCAGGAAGGTCTCCTCCGGGGTGCGCTGGGTGGCGAGCAAGGTCGCCTCGGCCGGGGCGGCGGCCGCCCGCTGGGCCAAACAACGAGCCGAGGAGGTACGCCGGGCGGCGGTGGAACGGGCCCGGCAGATCACCAGGGTGGCCAAGGCGGCGGTCGCGTACGCGGCCAAGCACAACCCGCTGCCGGCGATCAAGGCAGCGCTCAAGCCGCTCGCCTCGGGACTCAAGACGCTGGTGTCGGCGGCCGCACACCTGCCGGCGAAGGTGCTCGCCGTCACCCGGGACGTGGTCGCCGACGTGGCCAAGTCGGTTGAGGTGATCTACCAGGCGGCGGTGAAGGTCGCCGGGAACGTGATCGAGGACGTGTCCCGGGCGGCGGATGCGGTGGTCGACCTGGCCCAGGCGGCGGCCCCGTACCTCAGGGCGGGGTTGAAGGTCGCCGCCGACGCGGTCGGGGTGACCGACCTGGTCGCCTGCGTCACCAAGGGCGATCTGGAGGCGTGCGCCTGGACGGTCGCGACGGTGGCCGGCACCCTGGCCGGCGGGGTGGGCGGCGGCGCGGTACGGGCCGCGCGGGCCGGGTCGCTTGCGGCCAAGCACGCCGACGAGGCGGTCGACCTGGTGAAGGCGGCCAAGGGCGCGAAGGGGGTCGGCAGGTCCGACGGCGCGGTGAAGGAGCTCGCCTCCTGCCCGGTCAACAGCTTCACCGCCGACACCCGGGTCCGGATGGCCGACGGCAGCACCAGGCCGATCAGCGAGGTCCGGGTGGGCGAGCAGGTGCTCGCGACCGATCCGACCACCGGGGTCAGCGGCGCCCGTACGGTCACCGACCTGATCATCGGCGACGGTGACAAGTTCCTGGTCGAGGTCACCGTGGACGACGCCGGCAGCCGCGCGTCGGTCACCGCCACCGACGGGCACCCGTTCTGGGTGGCCGGCGAGCAGCAGTGGGTCAGGGCCGGCGACCTGGTCCCGGGGCAGCGGATCGAGACCGCGGACGGGGTCTCCGCGACCGTACTGGCCAGCCGGACGTGGACCGAACGGGAGCGGGTCTACAACCTCACCGTCGACGAGCTGCACACGTACTACGTGGTCGCCGGCGGTCGGGACCTGCTGGTGCACAACGACGAGTGCCCGAGGCGGGCCGCCCTGGACCGGATAACCAACCTGGACGACATCGACAACCAGTTGGGCCGGGTCAGGGCCGAGGAGACACGCGAGGTTGTCGGCATGCCGAATGCGCAGAAACCGTTCAGCCGGGGCGGCAACCGTGACGACCTGCGGCACAACCAGCCAGAAATCATCCGCTACACCTCGGACGCGCCGAGTAGCGGCAGCAGGGGGAAGTTCGCGCTCTACAGGACCTTCCAGATCCTGCGCGGCGTGATCAGGCACGGCAATGACTAG